From the Halomonas meridiana genome, one window contains:
- a CDS encoding EAL domain-containing protein: MTAATSAPLSPIVVGIGASAGGLEAISKLIRSLDPALPMAFVVLQHVSPTHKSMLVDILSRETRLRVTRLENLQRPEPGVIYVVPANTNATIKDGVFYTTAALPHVVPKPSVNDFFSSLASDAHEASVGIVLSGTGSDGTAGLRAILAAGGITMVQTPGSAKYEGMPQSAIDAGVIDYILDVEEMAPRLAELARLECASLEGNQVAVPQRLLTLLKERRQLDFSGYKPGTISRRLRRRMVATQVADMQQYVALVEQDPAELEQLGRDILISVTAFFRDASAFDALKKVIHPMVEQVDKGPLRIWVAGCATGEEAYSIALLVAESKRVLDSEAVVQVFATDIDEEALEIARRGRYLGAALEALPQPLLARYFTAHEHFYEVNKTLRDMIVFAKHNLVDDPPFLRLNLITCRNVLIYFDNELQSKVLQRFHFGLKVKGALFLGRSESIGHSEALFTPIDRRERLFAKQGESRDVLDNAPTSRRTNSPLKRRDRDMQQLLDALVAHMGATVALCDAQGNVQHTAGDVKRFLRFPAGRTQVGIQDVMIDPFRGELMSLLHQFNKQREPQVGRRRRFDDEWMRLSVRGLTEQEDDRRILIVLAPLAEIEKPASLPLDQLMEPPLLDGADSLEDELEATREHLQSLIEELATANEEMQSLNEEAQASNEELQATNEELEASNEELQATNEELISLNEELNVKTGELTKLNDEYTYLYDALDFPLMVFDSELCLKRYNAPAARSFSVRPTALLRHVSGLRLPTVFNDLEEALTNVSRQASPVENVVELEGRLLQRLITPGVNQQGEVELLVVTLMDVTDLSQVQAKLRQSQAQMQALMENSTVMIALKDLNGRYTFANPQFLTAFGLTQEQLIGRNVFEVFPDVYAGSVWARDMDAVRFQRIVEAEHTLPSEHGTTRILSCVHQVLRDEQGHPYLILTESEDITARKHAERDMLVASKVFEQAGEAIVVINALGDIQSVNNAFSRITGYPASAVEGQPALPLLYCEDENQGGGQTPDTCYVLWEIVKQHGYWQGEVFNKRRDGTLFSQWLTLNMIAPDSQDDGLCVAVFSDITHIKESQRQAEYLATHDALTGLPNRTLFQDRLQVAIAHAKRSEQLSALMFLDLDNFKSINDTLGHDVGDELLIQVANRLKELVRDMDTVARLGGDEFTIILVDTSIEGAEQVAKRIVEALSKPFEVRRHALFVTSSIGLAFCPDDGDDVAGLTKAADTAMYRAKENGRDRFELFKPELQARLMRDVAIEHALREGMERGRLQLVYQPKFVCVDQGPLCGAEALLRWTDPHLGQVSPADFIPVAEATGLILELDRYVALQLIRQLAKWRDEGLTPPPIAMNVSARSFQEERFITHLFSCLKQYRVPYSLVQVEITESTLVDRSSSALGNIEKLREAGIKLAVDDFGTGYSSLAYLKRLPLAELKIDKSFVDGLGGNDEGDQAIALAILGMAKALGIRTVGEGMETSAQLTWLIENGCDFVQGYLLSMPLTLAEFTTLIGASASSNDDPSQDALS; this comes from the coding sequence ATGACGGCTGCAACCTCTGCTCCTCTCTCGCCTATAGTGGTGGGTATTGGTGCCTCGGCGGGCGGGCTCGAAGCCATTTCGAAATTGATCCGCTCGCTTGATCCTGCCTTGCCCATGGCGTTTGTCGTGCTGCAGCATGTCTCCCCTACCCACAAGAGCATGCTGGTGGATATTCTCAGCCGCGAAACGCGCCTAAGGGTGACGCGGCTCGAAAACCTGCAGCGCCCCGAACCGGGGGTGATCTATGTCGTGCCCGCCAATACCAATGCCACGATTAAAGACGGCGTGTTTTACACCACGGCGGCATTGCCCCATGTGGTGCCCAAGCCGTCGGTGAACGATTTCTTCTCCTCGTTGGCCAGTGATGCCCACGAAGCCTCTGTCGGCATCGTGTTGTCAGGCACGGGGTCTGACGGTACCGCCGGGCTGCGGGCGATCTTGGCCGCAGGTGGCATTACCATGGTGCAAACGCCCGGCAGCGCCAAGTATGAGGGAATGCCCCAATCGGCGATCGATGCTGGGGTCATCGATTATATCCTCGACGTCGAAGAGATGGCCCCACGATTGGCAGAGCTGGCGAGGTTGGAGTGCGCGAGTCTTGAAGGCAACCAAGTCGCGGTGCCGCAGCGCTTACTGACGCTATTGAAAGAGCGCCGCCAGCTCGATTTTTCAGGCTATAAACCGGGCACTATCAGCCGTCGGCTTCGCCGCCGTATGGTGGCGACCCAGGTCGCCGACATGCAGCAGTACGTCGCGCTGGTGGAGCAGGACCCCGCTGAGTTGGAGCAGCTTGGGCGCGATATTCTTATCTCCGTCACCGCCTTTTTTCGCGATGCCAGTGCCTTTGACGCGCTCAAGAAAGTCATCCATCCCATGGTGGAGCAAGTCGATAAGGGGCCGCTGCGCATCTGGGTGGCGGGCTGTGCCACTGGCGAGGAGGCTTACTCCATCGCACTGTTGGTGGCCGAGTCGAAACGTGTGCTCGATAGCGAGGCGGTGGTGCAAGTCTTTGCCACGGATATCGACGAGGAAGCGTTGGAAATCGCCCGGCGTGGGCGCTACCTAGGGGCCGCGTTGGAGGCGTTACCCCAACCGCTGTTGGCGCGCTACTTCACGGCCCATGAGCACTTCTATGAAGTGAATAAAACGCTGCGCGACATGATCGTGTTTGCCAAGCACAATTTGGTCGATGACCCGCCGTTTTTGCGCTTGAACCTGATTACTTGTCGTAACGTTTTGATCTATTTCGATAATGAGCTCCAGTCTAAAGTTCTGCAGCGGTTTCATTTCGGTCTCAAAGTCAAGGGCGCGCTGTTTCTGGGGCGCTCTGAGAGCATTGGCCACTCCGAGGCGCTGTTCACGCCTATCGATCGACGTGAACGGCTGTTTGCCAAGCAGGGCGAAAGTCGCGACGTGCTGGATAACGCACCGACCTCTAGGCGGACAAACTCTCCTCTAAAGCGCAGAGACCGCGATATGCAGCAGCTGCTGGATGCACTGGTAGCGCACATGGGCGCTACCGTGGCCTTGTGTGATGCGCAAGGCAACGTGCAGCACACGGCGGGCGACGTGAAGCGGTTCTTGCGTTTTCCCGCCGGGCGCACCCAAGTGGGCATTCAGGATGTCATGATCGATCCTTTTCGCGGCGAGCTGATGTCGCTACTGCACCAGTTCAACAAGCAGCGGGAGCCCCAGGTGGGGCGGCGTCGACGATTTGACGACGAGTGGATGCGGCTCAGCGTGCGCGGGCTCACCGAACAGGAGGACGACCGGCGTATCCTGATCGTGTTGGCACCACTGGCTGAGATCGAAAAGCCTGCCAGCCTGCCGCTCGATCAGTTGATGGAGCCACCTCTGCTCGATGGTGCCGATAGCTTGGAAGATGAATTAGAAGCCACCCGGGAACATCTTCAATCACTCATCGAAGAGTTGGCGACCGCCAATGAGGAGATGCAGTCGCTCAACGAAGAAGCTCAGGCCTCCAACGAGGAGCTTCAGGCTACGAACGAGGAATTAGAGGCCTCTAACGAGGAGCTCCAAGCGACCAACGAAGAGCTGATCAGCCTAAACGAAGAGCTCAACGTCAAAACGGGCGAATTGACCAAGCTCAACGATGAGTATACCTACCTCTACGACGCGCTCGATTTTCCGCTCATGGTGTTCGATAGCGAGCTGTGTCTCAAACGCTATAACGCCCCCGCCGCGCGCTCGTTCAGCGTCCGCCCAACGGCGCTATTGCGCCATGTGTCGGGGCTACGTCTACCCACCGTCTTCAACGACCTGGAAGAGGCGCTGACAAACGTCTCTCGACAGGCCTCGCCGGTGGAGAACGTCGTCGAGCTAGAGGGGCGGTTACTACAGCGACTGATCACCCCCGGCGTGAACCAGCAAGGGGAGGTGGAGCTGCTCGTGGTGACGCTGATGGACGTGACCGACCTCAGTCAGGTGCAAGCGAAGCTCCGGCAGTCCCAGGCGCAAATGCAGGCGTTGATGGAAAACAGCACGGTAATGATTGCGCTGAAAGACCTCAACGGGCGCTATACCTTTGCCAACCCGCAGTTTCTCACTGCCTTTGGTCTCACCCAAGAGCAACTGATCGGGCGCAACGTGTTCGAGGTGTTTCCCGACGTTTACGCGGGCTCGGTATGGGCGAGGGACATGGACGCGGTGCGTTTTCAGCGGATCGTGGAGGCCGAGCACACGCTGCCCAGCGAGCACGGCACTACGCGGATCCTTTCCTGTGTGCATCAGGTGCTGCGCGACGAGCAGGGTCACCCCTACCTCATTTTGACCGAGTCCGAAGACATCACCGCGCGCAAACACGCCGAGCGAGACATGCTGGTCGCCTCCAAAGTGTTCGAACAAGCGGGCGAGGCCATCGTCGTGATCAATGCGCTCGGTGACATTCAATCGGTCAACAACGCCTTTAGCCGTATTACCGGGTACCCCGCCAGCGCCGTCGAGGGACAGCCAGCGCTGCCTTTGCTGTATTGCGAAGACGAAAACCAGGGCGGGGGGCAGACGCCAGACACCTGCTACGTGCTGTGGGAGATCGTCAAACAGCACGGTTACTGGCAAGGCGAGGTGTTCAACAAGCGCCGAGACGGCACACTGTTTTCCCAGTGGCTAACGCTCAACATGATCGCCCCGGACAGCCAAGACGATGGGCTGTGTGTGGCGGTCTTTTCAGATATTACGCATATCAAGGAGTCTCAGCGCCAGGCTGAGTATCTGGCCACTCACGATGCGCTGACCGGTTTGCCCAATCGCACGCTGTTTCAGGACCGGCTTCAAGTGGCGATTGCCCATGCCAAACGCAGCGAGCAGCTCAGCGCGCTGATGTTTTTGGATTTGGATAACTTCAAGAGTATTAACGATACCTTGGGGCATGACGTGGGGGATGAGCTTCTCATCCAAGTGGCCAACCGGCTCAAAGAGTTGGTACGCGATATGGACACCGTTGCCCGACTGGGAGGCGACGAGTTCACGATCATCCTCGTGGATACCTCTATCGAAGGTGCAGAGCAGGTCGCCAAGCGTATTGTCGAGGCGCTTTCCAAGCCCTTCGAAGTACGCCGTCATGCACTGTTCGTGACGTCCAGTATTGGGCTGGCGTTCTGTCCGGACGATGGTGACGACGTGGCAGGGCTCACCAAAGCCGCCGATACGGCAATGTACCGAGCCAAAGAGAACGGCCGTGACCGCTTCGAGCTGTTCAAACCCGAGTTGCAGGCGCGCTTGATGCGCGATGTCGCTATCGAGCATGCGCTGCGTGAGGGCATGGAGCGCGGCCGTTTGCAGCTGGTGTATCAGCCGAAGTTCGTCTGCGTCGACCAGGGCCCGCTATGCGGGGCGGAAGCGCTGCTTCGCTGGACGGATCCCCATTTGGGGCAGGTCAGTCCCGCCGACTTCATCCCGGTGGCCGAGGCGACCGGACTGATTCTGGAGTTGGACCGCTACGTAGCTTTGCAGTTGATCCGCCAACTGGCCAAGTGGCGTGACGAGGGGCTGACGCCGCCGCCGATCGCCATGAACGTGTCGGCGCGCAGCTTTCAGGAAGAGCGCTTCATCACACACCTGTTCAGCTGCTTGAAGCAGTACCGAGTGCCTTACTCACTGGTTCAGGTAGAAATTACCGAAAGCACGCTGGTGGACCGGTCTAGCTCGGCGCTGGGTAACATTGAAAAACTGCGCGAAGCGGGCATCAAGCTGGCGGTGGATGATTTCGGTACCGGCTACTCGTCGCTGGCCTATTTGAAGCGGCTGCCGCTGGCCGAGCTAAAAATCGATAAGAGCTTCGTGGACGGTTTGGGTGGCAACGATGAGGGGGATCAAGCCATTGCGCTGGCTATTTTGGGGATGGCCAAGGCCTTGGGAATTCGCACCGTAGGAGAAGGGATGGAAACGTCGGCACAATTAACGTGGTTGATTGAAAATGGCTGTGACTTTGTTCAAGGTTACCTGCTTTCGATGCCGCTAACGCTGGCCGAATTTACGACATTGATCGGCGCCAGCGCCTCTTCTAACGACGACCCCTCCCAGGATGCCTTGTCATGA
- a CDS encoding GAF domain-containing protein, whose amino-acid sequence MTQPRGFIHQCEQEELHLSGAIQPHGVLLITDAQGVVSHCSANAETLLSDVEPPVGLGQPLPDCLHDVTAALPELGPGERYIGQCDTPKQEFDVVVTSHHGNGWIYELYPVDAHAAPMAASSHVAAVPESGEELATQCQALMENLLALSGFDRVLYYRFMPEGDGEVLAEARREGVTGSYQGLRFPASDIPYIARQLYLKNPWRTIPDATAAPVPIYAAQADATPDLSFVDLRSASPVHLEYMANMGVGGAISLPIIQGGSWMR is encoded by the coding sequence ATGACCCAACCCCGTGGCTTTATCCATCAGTGTGAGCAGGAGGAGCTGCACCTCTCAGGCGCCATTCAGCCGCATGGCGTACTGCTGATCACCGATGCCCAAGGCGTGGTATCTCACTGCTCGGCCAACGCCGAGACCCTGTTGAGCGACGTCGAGCCTCCTGTCGGACTCGGTCAGCCGCTGCCGGATTGTCTGCACGATGTGACCGCTGCGCTGCCTGAACTCGGCCCAGGCGAGCGCTATATTGGCCAGTGCGATACGCCTAAACAGGAGTTCGATGTGGTGGTCACCAGCCATCACGGTAACGGTTGGATCTACGAGCTGTACCCTGTCGATGCCCATGCTGCGCCGATGGCGGCCAGCAGCCATGTGGCTGCCGTGCCCGAGAGTGGGGAGGAGCTGGCGACCCAGTGTCAGGCGTTGATGGAGAACTTGCTGGCGCTCAGTGGCTTTGATCGGGTGCTGTACTACCGCTTCATGCCGGAGGGCGATGGGGAAGTGCTGGCCGAGGCGCGTCGCGAAGGCGTGACGGGCAGCTATCAGGGACTGCGTTTTCCAGCCAGCGATATTCCCTACATTGCGCGTCAGCTCTATTTGAAAAACCCTTGGCGCACGATTCCTGATGCCACCGCCGCCCCCGTGCCGATTTACGCGGCGCAGGCCGATGCCACACCCGATTTAAGCTTCGTCGATTTGCGCAGCGCTTCGCCGGTGCATTTGGAGTACATGGCCAACATGGGCGTGGGCGGTGCTATTTCGCTACCCATTATTCAAGGGGGGAGCTGGATGCGTTGA
- a CDS encoding biliverdin-producing heme oxygenase, which yields MTLARRLRQATKADHHRVDHHPALASLLSPRLDMARYGVGLAALYPAIAGLERALTHTVGGDPGHYALTLREPLLRHDIRRLGQTVPSAWAFTAPVNTHERVGMLYVLEGSRLGGHFIGRHAQRMLGEQVPCRFFTDMPLTPHAWAAFWHYAEVACPEHAWPDAVRGARQAFGEFIQALTAALPADHVTPTPAPIE from the coding sequence ATGACACTGGCCCGGCGGCTCCGGCAGGCAACGAAAGCCGACCATCACCGCGTCGATCATCACCCGGCGCTGGCGTCGCTGCTGAGCCCCCGGCTGGACATGGCACGCTACGGCGTCGGGCTTGCCGCGCTCTATCCCGCCATTGCCGGGCTAGAGCGGGCGCTGACTCATACGGTGGGTGGTGACCCAGGCCACTACGCATTGACCCTGCGTGAGCCGCTGCTGCGCCATGACATCAGGCGGCTGGGCCAAACAGTGCCTTCAGCGTGGGCGTTCACCGCGCCTGTCAATACGCATGAGCGGGTAGGCATGCTCTACGTGCTGGAAGGCTCGCGGCTGGGCGGCCACTTTATAGGGCGCCATGCTCAGCGCATGCTGGGGGAGCAGGTGCCATGCCGTTTTTTTACCGACATGCCGCTGACTCCCCACGCCTGGGCTGCTTTTTGGCACTATGCAGAGGTTGCGTGTCCTGAGCACGCATGGCCTGACGCCGTGAGAGGCGCTCGGCAGGCCTTCGGAGAGTTCATCCAAGCACTCACAGCGGCGCTGCCCGCCGACCACGTTACACCAACCCCAGCGCCCATAGAATGA
- a CDS encoding S9 family peptidase: MKAQPGMHEGSPVARYYRADDPEWHWLENRDSAEVSDFIAAANQQHANWFAPLSPLADTLYRSHLARRELAVKSLETALDHFTFWSETGAEDDYPCWWRHPNGQPEQKTCFLDVRERAADQPFFDVGDMALSPDEQWLAWTEDTQGDERFTLWLKALPSGTPRQLLSDIGPSVCWAEDQRAEGATLLFTRFDDTQRPDSLWRLWVAFDEEEKQPVPEVIYREADAEFWVGVGKTRSKAWLMIETGSKETTEVLALPADQPSAQPMCLHARQPGVEVSIDHRPDTFYRLHNQAGPHFQLDMRAEGDNASWLPLIAHRDDATLEGVDAFEWGLILAERSHQDAQVLLRRLELDSHHQTLLDSYIDLPETPCSQLLEDSPHFNARTLHLREESFTRPPSWYALNLDNGVRTLLKQVPVHGSLAPEQLVSRRVWATSHDGEQVPVSVVMRADLAGQPLPTLLYGYGAYGEALDPWFSIARLELLERGVAFAVAHVRGGGERGEPWYLKGKMAHKENSFHDFLAARDALVTANISQPERMVAYGASAGGLLVGTCLNRAPEAFCAAVLDVPFLDVLRTMQNPELPLTTAEYTEWGNPEAPEVAQRIAGYSPIDNIQPRHYPALWIEGSWFDTRVSYWEPAKFYARVTQAQQGDAPILLHTDMSSGHGGASGRFKAWRDAARQDAFILWALGLV, translated from the coding sequence ATGAAAGCACAGCCTGGTATGCACGAAGGCTCGCCCGTAGCGCGCTATTATCGCGCCGATGACCCTGAATGGCACTGGTTAGAAAATCGCGATAGCGCTGAGGTCAGCGATTTCATCGCGGCGGCCAACCAGCAGCATGCCAACTGGTTTGCTCCTCTCTCGCCCCTGGCGGACACGCTCTACCGCTCGCATTTGGCACGCAGAGAGTTAGCGGTCAAGAGTCTAGAGACAGCGCTTGACCACTTTACGTTCTGGAGCGAGACCGGCGCGGAAGATGATTACCCCTGCTGGTGGCGTCACCCCAACGGCCAGCCTGAGCAAAAAACCTGTTTTCTCGACGTCCGCGAGCGCGCCGCTGACCAGCCCTTCTTTGACGTGGGGGACATGGCGCTCTCCCCCGACGAGCAGTGGTTGGCCTGGACGGAGGATACTCAGGGCGACGAGCGCTTTACGCTATGGTTGAAAGCCTTGCCCAGCGGAACGCCCCGCCAGCTACTCAGTGATATCGGCCCCAGCGTTTGTTGGGCGGAAGATCAGCGCGCAGAGGGGGCCACGCTACTGTTCACTCGCTTCGATGACACTCAGCGCCCGGATAGCTTATGGCGGCTATGGGTAGCGTTTGACGAGGAAGAGAAACAGCCAGTCCCTGAAGTGATCTATCGCGAAGCCGATGCCGAATTCTGGGTCGGCGTGGGCAAAACGCGCTCAAAAGCGTGGTTAATGATCGAGACGGGCTCGAAAGAGACCACGGAAGTGCTCGCCCTCCCTGCCGATCAGCCCAGCGCCCAGCCCATGTGCTTGCATGCTCGCCAACCGGGCGTCGAGGTGAGCATCGACCATCGGCCAGACACGTTTTACCGCCTACATAACCAGGCAGGCCCCCACTTTCAACTGGATATGCGCGCCGAAGGCGATAACGCTAGTTGGCTACCGCTGATTGCGCATCGCGATGACGCAACGCTGGAGGGGGTCGATGCGTTTGAGTGGGGCTTGATACTCGCTGAGCGAAGCCATCAGGATGCGCAGGTACTGCTGCGACGTTTGGAGCTGGATAGTCATCACCAAACGCTGCTTGATAGCTACATTGACCTGCCCGAAACGCCCTGTTCACAGCTGCTGGAAGACTCGCCACACTTTAACGCGCGCACGCTGCACCTGCGCGAAGAGTCGTTTACCCGCCCTCCGAGCTGGTATGCCTTAAACCTAGATAACGGTGTACGCACGCTCTTAAAACAGGTGCCCGTTCATGGCAGCCTCGCCCCAGAGCAGCTAGTCAGCCGCCGAGTCTGGGCCACCAGCCATGATGGCGAGCAGGTCCCAGTCTCGGTCGTCATGCGAGCAGATTTGGCAGGCCAGCCACTGCCCACCCTGTTATACGGCTACGGCGCCTACGGAGAAGCGCTGGACCCCTGGTTTTCGATTGCCCGACTGGAGCTTCTGGAGCGCGGCGTCGCGTTTGCCGTGGCCCATGTGCGGGGCGGCGGCGAGCGCGGCGAACCGTGGTACTTGAAAGGCAAAATGGCCCACAAAGAGAACAGCTTTCACGACTTTTTAGCCGCCCGTGACGCCCTTGTCACCGCCAATATCAGTCAGCCTGAGCGAATGGTCGCCTATGGTGCCAGCGCCGGTGGGCTACTGGTGGGCACGTGCCTCAACCGCGCCCCCGAGGCGTTCTGTGCCGCCGTGCTGGATGTCCCTTTTCTGGATGTGCTGCGCACCATGCAAAACCCAGAGCTGCCGCTCACCACCGCCGAGTACACGGAGTGGGGAAACCCGGAAGCGCCAGAGGTCGCCCAGCGTATCGCGGGCTACTCGCCTATCGACAACATCCAACCGCGCCACTACCCAGCGCTGTGGATCGAAGGCAGCTGGTTCGATACCCGGGTGAGCTACTGGGAGCCTGCCAAGTTCTACGCCCGTGTCACGCAAGCACAGCAAGGAGACGCGCCCATTCTGCTGCATACCGACATGAGCAGTGGTCATGGCGGCGCTTCGGGAAGGTTCAAAGCCTGGCGAGATGCCGCGCGCCAGGATGCGTTCATTCTATGGGCGCTGGGGTTGGTGTAA
- a CDS encoding class II glutamine amidotransferase: MCELLGMSANVPTDICFSFSGFLHRGGGTGPHRDGWGIAFYEEGGYREFRDPHPSVDSPIARLICEYPIKSNVVISHIRQANVGGVRLANTHPFTREMWGRPWCYAHNGQLSDWQTLPLGVYTPVGNTDSEHAFCWIMGELRSAFPTPPAAPEALWEMLHALCEQLRGQGVFNLLLSDGVYLYSYCSTKLAHITRRAPFGEAELSDAEMTVNFIEHTTPNDIVSVIATEPLTQNEAWQRMEPGELLVWREGEINARYCPTPKPA; the protein is encoded by the coding sequence ATGTGTGAACTGTTGGGCATGAGCGCCAATGTGCCAACCGATATCTGCTTCAGTTTCTCTGGCTTCTTGCATCGCGGTGGGGGCACTGGTCCTCACCGCGATGGCTGGGGCATCGCCTTTTATGAAGAGGGCGGCTATCGTGAATTTAGAGACCCTCACCCCTCCGTGGATTCGCCGATTGCCCGCTTGATTTGTGAGTATCCGATCAAATCCAACGTCGTCATCAGCCACATTCGCCAAGCCAACGTGGGCGGCGTGCGACTGGCCAACACGCACCCGTTTACCCGTGAAATGTGGGGGCGGCCCTGGTGTTATGCTCACAATGGTCAACTCAGCGACTGGCAGACGCTACCTTTAGGGGTCTATACCCCCGTTGGCAACACCGATAGTGAGCACGCGTTTTGTTGGATCATGGGCGAACTGCGCAGTGCGTTTCCTACCCCACCGGCTGCACCGGAGGCGCTATGGGAAATGCTTCACGCACTGTGTGAACAGCTGAGAGGCCAGGGAGTGTTTAATTTACTCCTCTCCGACGGCGTCTATCTTTATAGCTACTGCTCCACCAAGTTGGCGCATATTACTCGGCGCGCCCCCTTTGGTGAGGCGGAGCTATCCGATGCAGAGATGACGGTCAACTTCATCGAGCATACGACGCCCAACGATATCGTGTCGGTGATTGCTACCGAGCCGCTGACCCAAAACGAGGCGTGGCAGCGTATGGAGCCGGGGGAACTATTGGTATGGCGAGAAGGAGAAATCAACGCGCGATACTGTCCAACCCCTAAACCCGCATGA
- a CDS encoding AMP-binding protein: protein MSEHANTPILSGPALEGLEHYHSITDVFHSAVSRFNSKPAFTCMGKTLSFSDLDRLSAHFAAWLQHETDLVPGDRIAIQLPNVLQFPVAVFGALRAGLVVVNTNPLYTEREMAHQFKDSNAKAIVILANMADKLEKVLDKTDIKHVLVTQLADLHDAPKRWLINAVVKHVKKMVPAYSLPSAVGFRDALKKGASLKHTPVERNMDDLAALQYTGGTTGMPKGAMLTHRNLVANMLQARSAIGEHLTDGEELVIAPLPVYHIYTFTVNCLFLMETGNHSLLITNPRDLPNFVKELKGLPFTGFIGLNTLFNALCNRDDFKQLDFSKLKLTISGGMALTKAAAQRWEETTGCPIAEGYGLTETSPIVSFNPNDAIQLGTIGKPVAGTSVKVVDADGNDVPFGEPGELCVQGPQVMKGYWQREEETRNAIDENGWFHTGDIAVLQSDGYIKIVDRKKDMILVSGFNVYPNEVEDVVAAHPDVLEAAAVGVADENAGEAIKLFVVSKNSQLDADTLRAWCKKELTAYKVPKYIEFRDELPKTNVGKVLRRQLRDQEATPAP from the coding sequence ATGAGCGAACACGCCAACACCCCTATTTTGAGCGGGCCAGCGCTTGAGGGGTTGGAACACTACCACTCTATTACGGACGTTTTTCACTCGGCCGTCTCGCGCTTTAACAGCAAGCCCGCGTTTACCTGCATGGGCAAAACGCTGAGCTTTTCCGACCTTGATCGTCTCTCGGCCCACTTTGCGGCTTGGCTGCAACATGAAACCGACTTGGTGCCGGGCGACAGAATCGCCATTCAGCTGCCGAACGTTTTGCAGTTTCCCGTGGCGGTGTTCGGTGCCTTACGGGCAGGACTGGTGGTGGTCAACACCAATCCGCTGTATACCGAGAGGGAGATGGCGCATCAGTTCAAAGACTCCAACGCCAAAGCCATCGTGATTCTGGCCAACATGGCCGACAAACTGGAAAAAGTGCTTGATAAAACGGACATCAAGCATGTGTTGGTGACACAGCTTGCCGACCTGCACGACGCCCCCAAGCGCTGGCTGATCAATGCGGTAGTGAAGCACGTCAAGAAAATGGTGCCTGCGTACTCGCTGCCGAGTGCCGTCGGTTTCCGAGATGCGCTGAAGAAGGGCGCGTCGCTGAAACACACGCCGGTCGAGCGCAACATGGACGATCTCGCGGCGCTGCAGTACACCGGCGGAACTACGGGTATGCCCAAAGGGGCGATGCTGACCCACCGCAACCTGGTGGCCAACATGCTTCAAGCGCGCTCGGCCATCGGCGAGCACCTGACCGACGGCGAAGAGCTAGTGATCGCACCGCTGCCCGTGTATCACATCTACACCTTTACCGTGAACTGCCTGTTCCTGATGGAAACCGGCAACCACTCGCTGCTGATCACCAATCCTCGCGATCTGCCCAATTTCGTCAAAGAACTCAAAGGGCTGCCGTTCACGGGGTTTATCGGTCTCAACACGCTGTTTAACGCGCTGTGTAATCGGGACGACTTCAAGCAGCTCGACTTCTCTAAATTGAAGCTGACCATTTCAGGCGGTATGGCGCTGACCAAAGCGGCTGCCCAGCGCTGGGAAGAGACGACCGGCTGCCCGATCGCCGAGGGCTACGGCCTGACCGAAACGTCCCCCATCGTCAGCTTCAACCCCAACGATGCCATTCAACTGGGCACCATTGGTAAGCCGGTCGCGGGCACGTCGGTGAAAGTCGTCGATGCTGATGGTAACGATGTACCGTTTGGCGAGCCGGGCGAACTTTGCGTGCAAGGCCCGCAGGTCATGAAAGGGTACTGGCAGCGTGAAGAAGAGACGCGCAACGCCATTGATGAAAACGGCTGGTTCCATACCGGCGATATCGCCGTGCTCCAGAGTGACGGCTACATCAAAATCGTTGATCGTAAAAAAGACATGATTTTGGTGTCGGGCTTCAACGTCTATCCCAATGAAGTGGAAGATGTCGTCGCTGCCCACCCTGACGTCTTGGAAGCGGCGGCCGTCGGCGTGGCCGATGAAAACGCGGGCGAAGCCATCAAGCTGTTTGTGGTCTCCAAAAACAGCCAGCTTGACGCTGACACGCTGCGCGCTTGGTGCAAGAAAGAACTCACGGCCTATAAAGTGCCGAAATACATCGAGTTCCGCGACGAGCTGCCGAAAACCAATGTCGGTAAGGTGCTGCGTCGCCAACTGCGCGACCAGGAAGCGACCCCTGCGCCCTAA